Proteins from one Ardenticatena maritima genomic window:
- a CDS encoding YebC/PmpR family DNA-binding transcriptional regulator, with protein sequence MAGHSKWANIKHRKAAVDAKKGKIFTKLAREIETAARLGGGDPNFNFMLRMVLEKARAANMPKENIERAIKRGTGELEAEALEEIWYEGYGPGGAAFMIKVLTDNRNRAVGEIRSTLRKHGGNLGESGSVAWQFEEKGVITVRAEGQDPEELMLLAIDAGAEDIEEAGEIIQIYTSRNDLQKVREALDEYNLPIESAELQMVPTNMLELDPETQVSVAKLIEALEDLDDVQQVFVNVDFDEEVLEQFAA encoded by the coding sequence ATGGCTGGACACTCAAAATGGGCAAACATCAAACACCGCAAAGCCGCTGTTGACGCCAAGAAGGGCAAAATCTTCACCAAACTGGCGCGTGAAATTGAAACGGCGGCGCGTTTGGGCGGTGGCGACCCGAACTTCAACTTTATGCTGCGCATGGTGTTGGAAAAAGCCCGTGCCGCGAACATGCCCAAGGAAAACATTGAACGCGCTATCAAACGCGGAACGGGTGAGCTCGAAGCCGAAGCCCTGGAAGAAATTTGGTATGAGGGCTATGGTCCCGGCGGGGCGGCGTTCATGATCAAGGTGTTGACCGACAATCGCAACCGCGCTGTGGGCGAAATTCGCTCCACCTTGCGCAAGCATGGGGGCAACCTGGGCGAAAGCGGTTCAGTTGCCTGGCAGTTCGAGGAGAAGGGGGTCATCACGGTGCGCGCCGAAGGGCAGGACCCCGAAGAACTGATGCTGTTGGCGATTGACGCCGGCGCTGAAGATATTGAAGAAGCGGGTGAAATTATCCAGATTTACACGAGCCGCAACGACCTGCAAAAAGTGCGTGAGGCGCTGGACGAATACAACTTGCCCATTGAATCGGCCGAGTTGCAAATGGTGCCTACCAACATGCTTGAACTGGACCCCGAAACGCAGGTCTCGGTTGCCAAACTCATCGAAGCGCTTGAAGATCTGGACGATGTGCAGCAAGTCTTCGTCAATGTGGACTTTGACGAAGAGGTGCTGGAGCAGTTCGCAGCGTGA
- the ruvC gene encoding crossover junction endodeoxyribonuclease RuvC, with protein sequence MSVFLGIDPGTALTGWGVVEGDGVNVRLVAYGVIRTPAKQPLPERLLTIYREMQDLLETYRPDRAAVEQVFFRKNVSTALSVGHARGVVLLTLAQAGIPIAEFKPTEVKQAITGYGGADKRQMQEMVRLLLGMEEIPRPDDAADALAIAICCHNHIGARWA encoded by the coding sequence GTGAGCGTTTTTCTGGGCATTGACCCCGGTACGGCGTTGACCGGATGGGGGGTTGTGGAAGGTGATGGCGTCAATGTGCGCCTTGTGGCGTATGGCGTCATTCGCACACCGGCGAAACAGCCGTTGCCGGAACGCTTGCTCACCATTTACCGCGAAATGCAAGACCTGCTCGAAACCTATCGCCCCGATCGGGCGGCGGTTGAGCAGGTCTTTTTTCGCAAGAACGTCAGCACCGCCTTGTCGGTTGGGCATGCGCGTGGGGTTGTCTTGTTGACGTTGGCGCAGGCGGGTATCCCCATTGCGGAATTCAAGCCGACCGAGGTCAAGCAAGCCATTACCGGCTATGGGGGCGCCGACAAGCGCCAGATGCAGGAAATGGTGCGCCTTTTGCTCGGCATGGAGGAGATCCCGCGCCCGGACGACGCCGCCGATGCGCTTGCCATTGCCATCTGTTGCCACAACCACATTGGCGCACGGTGGGCTTGA
- a CDS encoding threonine synthase has product MPTFAQALRCRVCGATRPLEAAYVCEECFGPLEIWYDYDAIAATISRETIAQGPHTLWRYRPLLPVLHEESRVVDIGTGCTPLLHAERLGERLGLRRLYIKNDAVNPSYSFKDRAVSVATTAARDLGFDTLACASTGNLANSVAAHAARAGMRAVVFIPADLEPNKILASAVYRPTIVAVDGTYDDVNRLAALVAEAYGWAFVNVNLRPFYAEGAKTLAFETAEQLGWHAPDHIIAPMASGALLCKLAKGFRELARVGLIEEKPVRVSGAQALGCSPIVAAYEAGTDQVTPQKPNTIAKSLAIGAPADGPFAIHEIRSSNGAAVAVTDEEIIEAIFLLAETEGIFTETAGGVTVAGLKRLAEQGRIDPDETVVVYITGNGLKTPDVLAGRFEVVQTAPTLSALEQALGTTAYATV; this is encoded by the coding sequence ATGCCAACGTTTGCACAAGCCCTACGTTGCCGCGTATGCGGCGCCACCCGCCCACTCGAAGCGGCGTACGTCTGTGAAGAATGTTTTGGCCCGCTTGAAATTTGGTACGACTATGACGCCATCGCCGCAACCATCTCGCGTGAAACGATTGCACAAGGACCACACACCTTGTGGCGTTATCGCCCCTTGTTGCCGGTTTTGCACGAGGAGAGCCGCGTGGTGGATATCGGCACCGGCTGTACACCGTTGCTACATGCCGAACGATTGGGGGAACGTCTGGGGCTTCGCCGTCTCTACATCAAGAACGACGCCGTCAACCCTTCATACTCGTTCAAAGACCGTGCCGTGAGTGTGGCCACCACCGCCGCCCGCGACCTTGGATTTGACACGCTGGCGTGCGCGAGTACCGGCAACCTTGCCAATAGCGTGGCTGCGCACGCCGCCCGCGCCGGAATGCGTGCCGTTGTCTTCATCCCCGCCGACCTTGAGCCGAACAAGATTCTGGCGTCTGCTGTGTATCGCCCCACCATTGTGGCGGTCGATGGGACATACGACGATGTCAACCGCCTGGCGGCGCTGGTCGCCGAAGCGTATGGCTGGGCGTTTGTCAACGTCAATTTGCGCCCCTTCTACGCCGAAGGCGCGAAGACGCTGGCGTTTGAAACCGCCGAGCAACTAGGTTGGCATGCCCCCGACCATATCATCGCCCCCATGGCGAGCGGGGCGTTGCTCTGCAAACTCGCCAAAGGGTTCCGCGAATTGGCGCGTGTGGGGTTGATTGAAGAGAAGCCCGTGCGCGTTTCTGGGGCGCAGGCGCTTGGGTGTTCCCCCATTGTGGCTGCTTACGAAGCCGGCACCGACCAGGTCACGCCGCAGAAACCGAACACGATTGCCAAATCACTGGCGATTGGTGCGCCGGCTGATGGTCCTTTTGCCATTCATGAAATTCGTTCTTCCAATGGCGCGGCAGTAGCGGTCACAGACGAAGAAATCATCGAGGCTATTTTCTTGCTTGCCGAAACAGAAGGCATTTTCACCGAAACCGCAGGGGGCGTGACCGTGGCCGGCTTGAAACGCCTTGCTGAACAGGGGCGCATTGACCCTGATGAAACCGTGGTTGTGTACATTACGGGCAACGGCTTGAAAACCCCGGATGTGCTTGCCGGGCGTTTCGAGGTGGTGCAGACCGCACCAACATTGTCGGCACTGGAACAGGCGTTGGGCACAACCGCGTACGCAACCGTGTGA
- a CDS encoding GGDEF domain-containing protein, with the protein MNDVRVDLLRAQIEALQQKLEFLQQGVYLDEETGVYNRRALTELGEREVQRAKRYHRPLTVIAAGLDQFERIEQVYGPNTAKTVVAETAEVLDQALRATDILGYWGDGIFILVLSETNAAGGQYVAERLVETIAEKIFVVGSARVRVTLSTGMSVYAPDEAADPTTFDVLLRRALVALEEAQSSGKGVIVVWVPTLGEEPLIEL; encoded by the coding sequence ATGAACGATGTGCGTGTAGACCTGTTGCGTGCGCAAATTGAGGCGTTGCAGCAAAAACTGGAATTTTTGCAACAAGGCGTTTATCTCGATGAAGAGACGGGCGTGTACAACCGCCGTGCTCTGACCGAATTGGGCGAGCGCGAAGTGCAACGCGCCAAGCGCTACCATCGCCCCCTCACGGTTATTGCCGCCGGGCTTGACCAGTTCGAGCGTATCGAGCAGGTCTATGGCCCCAACACCGCCAAGACGGTTGTGGCTGAAACCGCCGAGGTGCTTGATCAGGCGTTGCGTGCCACGGATATCCTTGGCTATTGGGGAGATGGCATCTTTATTTTGGTGCTTTCTGAAACCAATGCCGCCGGTGGGCAATATGTGGCTGAACGTTTGGTTGAGACGATTGCCGAAAAAATTTTTGTTGTAGGGAGCGCCCGCGTGCGTGTTACGCTGAGTACAGGGATGAGTGTCTATGCGCCTGATGAAGCCGCCGACCCGACAACGTTTGATGTGTTGCTGCGTCGTGCGTTGGTGGCGCTGGAAGAAGCCCAATCGTCGGGGAAAGGTGTGATTGTCGTGTGGGTTCCCACGTTGGGTGAAGAGCCGCTGATTGAACTCTAA
- a CDS encoding MBL fold metallo-hydrolase yields MLELRSASVGPWPMNAYAFVCPHTRHSVLIDPGAEPETLQRLLDGTIPQAILLTHTHPDHIGALDEMRTVLGVPVLAHAGPHWQGVDIHQDGVLVDGDIVPVGEGRLRVAYTPGHTEDMLCFLDAHGVDAVVGDTLFEGGPGKTWSPEGFRQTLRTLRDVVLTWPDETRCHPGHGASFRLGDIRARIEAFLAREYGDFYGDATWDMGLDA; encoded by the coding sequence ATGCTCGAATTGCGCTCCGCCAGCGTTGGCCCCTGGCCGATGAACGCCTACGCCTTCGTCTGCCCCCACACACGCCACAGCGTTCTGATTGACCCCGGCGCCGAACCCGAAACGTTGCAACGCCTCCTCGACGGCACAATCCCCCAAGCCATCTTGCTCACCCACACGCACCCCGACCATATCGGCGCCCTCGATGAGATGCGCACCGTGCTGGGCGTGCCCGTATTGGCGCACGCCGGCCCCCACTGGCAAGGTGTGGATATTCACCAAGATGGCGTGCTGGTAGATGGCGACATCGTGCCCGTTGGCGAGGGACGTTTACGGGTGGCATACACCCCCGGACACACAGAAGACATGCTCTGCTTCCTGGATGCGCACGGTGTGGATGCAGTCGTTGGCGACACCCTCTTCGAGGGGGGACCGGGCAAAACATGGTCGCCGGAAGGCTTTCGTCAAACACTCCGCACCTTGCGCGACGTAGTGCTCACCTGGCCTGACGAGACACGCTGTCATCCCGGACATGGGGCGTCATTTCGGCTTGGTGATATTCGCGCACGCATTGAAGCATTCCTGGCGCGCGAATACGGTGATTTTTACGGCGACGCCACCTGGGACATGGGGCTGGACGCATAA
- the guaA gene encoding glutamine-hydrolyzing GMP synthase codes for MSHNTIVILDYGSQYSQLIARRVREARVYCELLPWNVAPETVDRLNPVGIILSGGPSSVYDAHAPTLPSHVLERGVPVLGICYGMQLLAHNLGGRVEAAQQREYGPAELTTIRTDSPLFRGLSAPMKVWMSHGDKITALPPGFEALASTPNTPYAAMGDEKRRIYGLQFHPEVAHTPRGRAIIENFLYEICGCTGDWTPGNFIEESVQRIRAQVGDGRVICALSGGVDSTVAAMLVARAVGEQLTCVFVDHGLLRLNEAEQVMAMLRHHLPARVIKVDAQTRFLAALEGVTDPEEKRRIIGHEFVRVFEETARQLGSFQFLAQGTLYPDVIESAGVGGSAAKIKTHHNVGGLPEDMQFELVEPLRWLFKDEVREVGIALGLPPEVVYRQPFPGPGLAVRILGPVTTEALHTLQLADAIVREEVESAGLNRDVWQYFAVLTPLKTVGVQGDYRTYGNVVAIRAVTSEDGMTADWARLPYGVLERMSTRIVNEVPGVNRVVYDITSKPPGTIEWE; via the coding sequence ATGAGCCACAACACAATCGTCATCCTCGATTACGGATCGCAATACAGCCAACTCATTGCCCGCCGCGTGCGTGAAGCACGTGTCTATTGCGAATTGTTGCCGTGGAACGTTGCCCCCGAAACCGTTGACCGTCTGAATCCCGTGGGCATCATTCTCAGCGGCGGTCCGTCAAGCGTGTACGACGCCCACGCCCCCACCCTCCCCTCCCACGTGCTGGAACGGGGCGTGCCGGTGTTGGGCATCTGCTACGGCATGCAACTCCTCGCCCACAACCTGGGGGGGCGTGTCGAAGCCGCCCAGCAACGCGAATACGGCCCCGCCGAATTGACAACCATCCGCACGGATAGCCCGCTCTTCCGTGGGCTGAGCGCCCCCATGAAAGTGTGGATGAGCCACGGCGATAAAATCACCGCCCTGCCGCCCGGGTTTGAAGCGCTGGCAAGCACGCCCAACACGCCCTACGCCGCCATGGGCGATGAAAAACGCCGTATCTACGGGTTGCAGTTCCACCCCGAAGTGGCGCACACGCCGCGTGGGCGCGCCATCATCGAAAACTTTCTCTACGAAATTTGCGGATGCACCGGCGACTGGACACCCGGCAATTTCATCGAAGAAAGTGTGCAGCGTATTCGCGCCCAGGTGGGCGACGGGCGCGTCATTTGTGCGCTTAGCGGCGGCGTGGATAGCACGGTTGCCGCCATGCTCGTGGCGCGTGCTGTGGGTGAACAATTGACCTGCGTCTTCGTTGACCACGGGCTATTGCGGCTGAACGAAGCCGAGCAGGTCATGGCGATGCTGCGCCACCACCTGCCGGCGCGCGTCATCAAAGTGGATGCACAAACACGCTTCCTTGCCGCACTGGAAGGCGTCACCGACCCCGAAGAAAAACGGCGCATTATCGGGCACGAATTCGTACGCGTCTTTGAAGAAACCGCCCGCCAACTCGGTTCGTTCCAGTTTCTCGCACAAGGCACGCTCTATCCCGACGTCATCGAATCGGCGGGCGTTGGCGGAAGCGCTGCCAAAATCAAAACCCACCACAATGTGGGGGGCTTGCCCGAAGACATGCAATTCGAGTTGGTGGAACCGTTGCGCTGGCTCTTCAAAGACGAAGTGCGCGAAGTAGGTATCGCGCTCGGCTTGCCGCCTGAGGTCGTCTATCGTCAACCCTTCCCCGGGCCGGGGCTTGCGGTGCGCATTTTGGGCCCGGTGACAACCGAAGCCCTGCACACGCTTCAATTGGCGGACGCCATTGTGCGCGAAGAAGTGGAAAGCGCGGGGCTCAACCGCGACGTGTGGCAATACTTTGCCGTACTCACGCCGCTCAAAACGGTGGGCGTTCAGGGCGACTATCGCACCTACGGCAATGTGGTCGCCATCCGCGCCGTCACCAGTGAAGACGGCATGACGGCCGACTGGGCGCGTCTGCCCTACGGCGTGCTGGAACGCATGAGCACCCGTATCGTCAACGAAGTGCCCGGGGTCAATCGCGTGGTGTACGACATCACCAGCAAACCCCCCGGCACAATTGAATGGGAGTAA
- a CDS encoding GNAT family N-acetyltransferase has translation MVTQTLESNASGGRGIRPMDPMRDLEGIADLIEIAFADDMRYGGQQIMRDLRMMHRLRPLFWALQAVSPSLRAFFSGFVWIEQGRVVGNVTISRVDPHTQTWLISNVAVLPEYRRRGIARRLMEAAHEHIRTHGGRRIVLQVRQDNDAAHTLYESMGYETVGSLVDLAAHRPRPPSAAPPSDVQVRWPNARHWRQAYHLMNRATSPLVKMIRPPRASRLASSPPSPLTSLFERLGMPARRQWWAYQNGVIVGLAFAERNRHTSTLELFVGETITGAVEMALLHKALAFLRHTRLVRTEVDAQQHTTLRALEAVGFQRIRVLDQMVLPLEKPF, from the coding sequence ATGGTCACACAAACGCTGGAGTCTAACGCCTCCGGGGGGCGCGGCATACGCCCCATGGACCCGATGCGCGACCTGGAAGGCATCGCCGACCTCATCGAAATCGCCTTCGCCGACGACATGCGCTACGGGGGGCAACAAATCATGCGCGATTTGCGCATGATGCACCGTCTGCGCCCGCTCTTCTGGGCGTTGCAAGCGGTGTCGCCCTCTCTGCGCGCCTTCTTTTCGGGCTTTGTCTGGATTGAGCAAGGGCGCGTTGTCGGGAATGTGACCATCTCGCGTGTGGACCCCCACACGCAAACCTGGCTGATTAGCAACGTCGCCGTCCTGCCTGAATACCGTCGGCGCGGCATTGCCCGCCGCCTGATGGAAGCCGCCCACGAGCACATTCGCACACATGGTGGGCGGCGTATTGTTTTGCAGGTGCGGCAAGATAACGACGCCGCACACACCCTCTACGAAAGCATGGGGTACGAAACCGTGGGCAGTCTGGTGGATTTGGCGGCGCACAGACCTCGCCCACCATCCGCCGCCCCCCCTTCCGACGTCCAGGTGCGCTGGCCGAATGCACGCCACTGGCGGCAAGCCTACCACCTGATGAACCGCGCCACCTCGCCGCTTGTGAAAATGATTCGCCCGCCGCGCGCCTCGCGGCTGGCGTCCAGTCCGCCGTCGCCGCTGACAAGCCTGTTCGAGCGGCTGGGCATGCCCGCACGGCGGCAATGGTGGGCGTATCAGAACGGTGTCATCGTGGGGCTGGCGTTTGCCGAACGCAACCGCCACACCTCCACGCTCGAACTGTTCGTCGGTGAAACCATCACAGGCGCTGTGGAAATGGCGCTTTTACACAAAGCGCTTGCCTTTCTGCGCCACACCCGCCTGGTCCGTACCGAAGTGGACGCTCAACAACACACAACCTTGCGCGCTCTGGAAGCCGTCGGTTTTCAACGTATCCGTGTGCTCGATCAAATGGTGCTTCCATTGGAAAAACCATTCTGA
- the coaE gene encoding dephospho-CoA kinase (Dephospho-CoA kinase (CoaE) performs the final step in coenzyme A biosynthesis.): MKIIGLTGNIASGKSTVLRMLRERGAETLDADKVVHALFAPGTPVTQAIAATFGEDVLNADGSVNRKVLGARVFSDPDALRRLEAIVHPAVGRAIEEAIAEARRRPNPPPAFVIEAVKLVETGRYRLADSLWLVVADPEVQLQRLMNDRGLSREEALARLQAQPPLEEKRRLADVIIENNGSLEDLRRQVETAWQHLMQTPNKEGSTEQCDAFGTNTPT; the protein is encoded by the coding sequence ATGAAAATCATCGGTCTGACCGGCAACATTGCATCCGGCAAAAGCACCGTTCTGCGCATGTTGCGCGAACGTGGGGCGGAAACGCTCGACGCCGACAAAGTTGTTCACGCCTTGTTTGCGCCGGGAACGCCCGTCACACAGGCGATTGCCGCCACCTTCGGCGAAGACGTGCTGAATGCAGACGGGAGCGTCAATCGCAAGGTGTTGGGCGCGCGCGTCTTTTCCGACCCCGACGCCCTGCGCCGCCTGGAAGCCATTGTGCACCCGGCGGTGGGGCGTGCCATCGAAGAAGCCATCGCCGAAGCCCGTCGGCGCCCCAACCCGCCGCCTGCCTTCGTCATCGAAGCAGTCAAACTGGTTGAAACAGGGCGCTACCGCCTGGCAGATTCACTGTGGTTGGTGGTTGCCGACCCCGAGGTGCAATTGCAGCGCCTGATGAACGATCGCGGTCTTTCACGCGAGGAAGCGCTGGCACGCTTGCAAGCCCAACCACCATTGGAAGAAAAACGCCGTCTGGCGGACGTCATCATCGAGAACAACGGTTCACTGGAAGACCTCCGCCGGCAGGTTGAAACAGCGTGGCAGCACTTGATGCAAACACCAAACAAAGAGGGAAGCACAGAACAATGCGACGCTTTTGGAACGAACACCCCTACCTGA
- a CDS encoding thiolase C-terminal domain-containing protein: protein MRPVSIVGIAMRPVEKETRLSLRELGASVIRDALRDAGAPRADAVFAGNMLADELQGQKHIASLLADAAGLFGVEALHVRAATATGAAALRMAYFAVASGEADIAVAVGVEKMSSAPPTPALAKALDAKREVPTGATLISMNARMMAAYMQRYNVPYEAFANFAVNAHRNALTNPFALFHKPVQVEDVLASRIVNPPIRLLDCSPICDGAAAVVLVPDAHAGRFARTPVRVLASSVATDRFVVEDRPDPLALEAARLSARKAFQRAGLTPADIDFFEVHDAFSIMACLLLEASGFAERGTGWQLAVEGHIFREGRLPIATMGGLKARGHPIGATALYQTAEIVLQLCGEAGANQLERARFAMLQSVGGAGTTILTHLFGRERPS from the coding sequence ATGCGCCCCGTGAGTATTGTCGGTATCGCCATGCGCCCGGTTGAAAAAGAGACGCGCCTCTCTTTGCGGGAATTGGGGGCGTCGGTGATTCGTGACGCTCTGCGTGATGCCGGGGCGCCGCGTGCGGATGCTGTGTTTGCCGGAAACATGCTGGCGGACGAGTTGCAGGGGCAGAAACACATTGCCTCGCTGTTGGCGGATGCCGCGGGGTTGTTTGGCGTGGAAGCGTTGCATGTGCGGGCGGCGACGGCGACGGGGGCGGCGGCGTTGCGCATGGCCTATTTCGCCGTCGCCAGTGGTGAGGCGGATATCGCCGTGGCGGTGGGGGTGGAAAAGATGAGCAGCGCGCCCCCAACACCCGCGCTTGCCAAGGCGCTGGACGCCAAGCGTGAAGTGCCCACAGGCGCAACGCTCATCAGCATGAACGCCCGCATGATGGCGGCGTACATGCAGCGCTACAACGTGCCCTACGAAGCCTTTGCCAATTTTGCCGTGAACGCGCACCGCAACGCCTTGACGAACCCCTTTGCGCTCTTCCACAAACCTGTTCAAGTGGAAGATGTGCTGGCGTCGCGCATTGTCAATCCCCCCATTCGCTTGCTGGATTGCTCGCCCATTTGCGATGGGGCGGCGGCGGTGGTGCTCGTTCCCGATGCGCATGCAGGGCGGTTTGCGCGCACCCCTGTGCGTGTTCTGGCGTCGTCGGTGGCCACCGACCGCTTTGTCGTGGAAGACCGCCCCGACCCGTTGGCGCTGGAAGCCGCCCGTCTCTCGGCGCGCAAAGCCTTTCAGCGTGCAGGTTTGACGCCCGCCGACATTGACTTTTTCGAGGTGCATGATGCGTTCAGCATTATGGCGTGCCTGCTTTTGGAAGCCAGTGGGTTTGCCGAACGGGGCACGGGATGGCAACTCGCCGTTGAAGGGCATATTTTCCGCGAAGGACGCTTGCCCATCGCGACAATGGGCGGGCTGAAAGCGCGCGGGCATCCCATTGGGGCGACGGCGCTCTACCAAACAGCCGAGATTGTGTTGCAATTGTGCGGCGAAGCGGGCGCAAACCAACTCGAACGCGCGCGGTTCGCCATGTTGCAGAGCGTGGGCGGCGCAGGCACGACCATTCTCACGCACCTCTTCGGGCGTGAACGTCCCTCTTGA
- a CDS encoding MFS transporter — translation MSTTSSQKPGLRAFFVVWIGQVVSLVGTAMSAFALTIWAWQTTGEATALALVGFFSFAPQILFSPTAGALVDRWNRKVVMALSDLASAVVTAAIWLLYVTGHLEIWHLYVGGFISGTFQAFQWPAYSAAITTMVEKEHYARASGMMSLAEGVSQIFAPPLAAALLAFIGIGGVLFIDLVTFVMALVALLLVPIPTPPRTAEGEASRSSLWQESLYGFRYILARPSLLGLQLTFFWSNFVTTFGFVLATPMILARTNNNELALGSVQSAFGVGGVLGAVLLSVWGGPKRRIHGVLMGFILASLLGETVMGLGRSLPVWMAAAFCTAVLLPILNGSNQAIWQSKVAPDVQGRVFAARRMIAQITAPLAMLLAGPLADNIFEPALRSGDTWLGRLFAPMVGTGPGAGMAAILVLSGVLGALAGVVGYLIPAIRDVEHLLPDHETQTIRAEAAHI, via the coding sequence ATGAGCACCACTTCTTCACAGAAGCCGGGTTTGCGAGCATTTTTCGTTGTCTGGATAGGGCAGGTGGTTTCGCTGGTGGGAACAGCCATGTCCGCGTTTGCCTTGACGATTTGGGCATGGCAGACCACGGGCGAGGCGACGGCGTTGGCGCTGGTGGGGTTTTTCTCGTTTGCGCCACAAATTTTGTTTAGCCCCACAGCCGGGGCGCTGGTGGACCGCTGGAACCGCAAGGTGGTGATGGCGCTGAGCGATTTGGCGTCGGCGGTGGTCACGGCGGCGATTTGGTTGCTCTATGTCACGGGGCATTTGGAAATCTGGCACCTGTACGTGGGGGGCTTTATTTCGGGGACGTTTCAGGCGTTCCAGTGGCCGGCGTATTCGGCGGCGATTACGACTATGGTCGAAAAAGAGCATTATGCGCGCGCCAGCGGGATGATGTCGCTCGCAGAAGGTGTTTCGCAGATTTTTGCGCCCCCTCTGGCGGCGGCGTTGTTGGCGTTCATCGGTATTGGCGGCGTGCTCTTCATTGACCTGGTGACCTTTGTGATGGCGCTGGTTGCTTTGCTTTTGGTGCCTATTCCCACACCGCCACGCACCGCCGAAGGCGAAGCAAGCCGTAGTTCGCTCTGGCAGGAGTCGCTCTACGGCTTTCGCTACATTTTGGCGCGCCCCAGTTTGTTGGGGTTGCAGCTCACCTTCTTCTGGTCGAATTTTGTTACCACGTTCGGGTTTGTGCTTGCGACGCCGATGATTTTGGCGCGCACCAACAACAACGAGCTGGCGCTGGGGTCGGTGCAGTCGGCGTTTGGCGTTGGGGGTGTGCTGGGGGCGGTGCTGTTGAGTGTGTGGGGTGGACCGAAGCGACGCATTCATGGCGTGCTGATGGGGTTCATCCTGGCGAGCCTGTTGGGGGAAACGGTGATGGGATTGGGGCGTTCGCTCCCCGTTTGGATGGCGGCGGCGTTTTGCACAGCGGTTCTGCTGCCCATCCTCAATGGTTCCAATCAAGCCATTTGGCAATCCAAGGTGGCGCCTGATGTGCAGGGGCGTGTGTTCGCCGCCCGACGCATGATTGCCCAAATCACCGCGCCGCTGGCGATGTTGTTGGCGGGTCCACTGGCGGACAACATTTTTGAGCCGGCTTTGCGCAGTGGTGATACGTGGCTGGGGCGGCTGTTTGCCCCGATGGTAGGCACTGGTCCCGGTGCAGGCATGGCGGCAATTTTGGTTCTGAGCGGCGTGCTGGGGGCGTTGGCGGGTGTGGTGGGGTATCTCATCCCCGCCATTCGTGATGTCGAACACCTGCTCCCCGACCATGAAACCCAAACGATACGTGCCGAAGCGGCACACATTTGA
- a CDS encoding DUF2089 domain-containing protein has product MQSVPTRCPFCGTDLVVTELHCFGCETSFQGHFSLERLASFAPEQLPVLQRLARLSPEQLRFVEAFLRAEGKFRRLEEELNLSYPTLRARLNEVLVALGFEPSSGAQPEPPTPAVDREAVLAQLEAGEISFEEAMQLLKGR; this is encoded by the coding sequence ATGCAATCAGTCCCTACGCGATGCCCGTTCTGCGGCACGGATTTGGTCGTCACGGAGTTGCACTGTTTCGGCTGTGAAACGTCCTTTCAGGGGCATTTCAGCCTGGAACGTCTGGCGAGTTTTGCGCCCGAGCAGCTGCCTGTTCTGCAACGGTTGGCGCGGCTTTCGCCGGAACAACTGCGCTTTGTCGAGGCGTTTTTGCGCGCCGAAGGCAAATTCCGCCGCCTGGAAGAGGAACTCAATTTGTCCTATCCCACGCTCAGGGCGCGGTTGAATGAGGTGTTGGTGGCGCTGGGGTTCGAGCCGAGCAGTGGCGCACAGCCTGAGCCGCCAACGCCCGCCGTTGATCGCGAAGCGGTGCTGGCGCAGTTAGAAGCGGGCGAGATTTCGTTTGAAGAAGCCATGCAATTGTTGAAAGGACGTTGA
- a CDS encoding SHOCT-like domain-containing protein, with protein sequence MSNERMRILKMVAEGKLTPEQGEELLAALDAQTSQTVEVEVEEPHNEAMPRWFRVQVTDLHTGKTRVNVRIPLKLVRLGSRLGARFVPQIDGVPLDEFLRALTEEKVGRIVEVDDDESGERVVVEIV encoded by the coding sequence ATGAGCAACGAACGCATGCGAATTTTGAAGATGGTCGCCGAAGGGAAGTTGACGCCCGAACAGGGTGAAGAATTGCTGGCGGCGCTCGATGCGCAAACGTCGCAAACCGTCGAAGTCGAGGTGGAGGAGCCGCACAACGAGGCGATGCCTCGCTGGTTCCGTGTGCAGGTGACGGATTTGCACACCGGCAAAACGCGCGTCAATGTGCGCATTCCGCTGAAACTGGTGCGCCTGGGGTCGCGCTTGGGGGCGCGCTTTGTGCCCCAAATTGACGGTGTGCCGCTGGATGAGTTTCTGCGCGCGCTGACCGAGGAGAAGGTCGGGCGAATTGTGGAAGTTGATGACGACGAAAGCGGCGAGCGCGTGGTGGTGGAAATCGTCTAG